In Cydia pomonella isolate Wapato2018A unplaced genomic scaffold, ilCydPomo1 PGA_scaffold_159, whole genome shotgun sequence, one genomic interval encodes:
- the LOC133533360 gene encoding cyclic GMP-AMP synthase-like receptor, translated as MVVFFTDHLRAKGAQIFPLKPEVKVPAKPSIRSLNSLLQDIYVRFIALRDKDFEKYFYVFETIFFKLHELMKEADTYYGQYSSNVLYAGSHYDKLRINKPDEFDMDIVIGLPVNADENPQNPAKSDVVMEDIAPGFVRLKMGKQFQNLPNRDQKKDWEINQTAYKWLDDDNYLLRSQFMYWFKSVVDKAMNLFEQNEYGEPYMDVEGEPYTLRLSASGPAYTLIIEDKQCGFRLDVDLVPALKFPEGRWPITKKYRRIPKRCKKDFFMVVPKPLKGGRSPFDSDRSWRLAMHIQEKDLMYDTCHMKQVIRLIKKLRDSLGMDKIASYYIKTIFYHEAIEQQHDEDFWSRNSPADLFIHMVKKFLQYLENKNIPYFWNPENNLIEHINDSTLVSYANKLRKLVKILNNLDDPSNYKEVAKYLLTESQYELYRKKILRV; from the exons ATGGTGGTATTCTTTACAGATCATCTGCGGGCCAAGGGTGCTCA AATCTTCCCTTTGAAGCCCGAAGTGAAAGTTCCAGCGAAACCAAGCATCAGAAGTTTGAACAGCCTCCTCCAGGACATATATGTGCGTTTCATAGCACTAAGAGATAAGGATTTTGAGAAATATTTCTATGTGTTTGAAACAATATTCTTCAAGTTACATGAACTAATGAAGGAAGCAGATACTTACTATGGGCAATATTCCAGCAAT gtactaTACGCGGGTAGCCACTACGACAAACTACGCATCAACAAGCCCGACGAGTTCGACATGGACATCGTCATCGGGCTGCCGGTCAACGCGGACGAAAACCCACAAAACCCGGCTAAAAGCGACGTGGTCATGGAGGACATTGCACCCGGTTTCGTGAGGCTGAAGATGGGGAAACAGTTTCAGAACTTGCCGAATAGGGATCAAAAGAAAGATTGGGAAATAAACCAGACGGCTTACAA ATGGCTAGACGATGACAACTACCTGCTGCGTTCACAGTTCATGTACTGGTTCAAGAGTGTGGTCGACAAAGCCATGAACCTCTTCGAACAGAATGAGTATGGTGAACCCTACATGGATGTAGag ggGGAACCGTACACTCTCCGTTTATCTGCCAGTGGCCCCGCCTACACGCTCATCATCGAGGACAAGCAGTGCGGGTTCCGGCTGGACGTGGACCTGGTCCCGGCCCTCAAGTTCCCTGAAGGTCGCTGGCCTATCACCAAGAAATATAGAAGG ATACCCAAGCGTTGCAAGAAGGACTTCTTCATGGTGGTGCCCAAACCCTTAAAGGGCGGTCGCAGCCCGTTCGACTCGGACCGTTCCTGGCGGCTGGCCATGCACATTCAGGAGAAGGACCTCATGTACGACACGTGTCATATGAAGCAGGTCATACGCCTG atAAAGAAGCTCCGCGATTCCCTAGGCATGGACAAAATTGCAAGCTACTACATAAAGACCATTTTCTACCACGAGGCCATCGAACAACAACATGATGAAGATTTTTGGAGCAGGAACAGCCCTGCAGATCTTTTCATACATATGGTCAAGAAGTTTCTACAATACCTTGAAAATAAGAACATTCCATACTTCTGGAACCCGGAAAATAATTTGATAGAACACATTAATGACTCGACTTTAGTCAGCTACGCAAATAAACTGAGGAAACTTGTCAAGATTTTGAACAATCTGGATGATCCATCGAACTATAAGGAGGTTGCGAAGTATTTGTTGACGGAGAGTCAATATGAGTTGTACAGGAAGAAAATATTGCGTGTATAA
- the LOC133533359 gene encoding cyclic GMP-AMP synthase-like receptor isoform X2 has protein sequence MAVNKKYMDLYLTEVYKKFIAIKDDDYKKSQDIFKKVFDQVKQKMGENCNYFSKYSKEVLYGGSVSDGIKVSKLDEFDMDIVIRLPINYEQGDDGICLETDIPGYVRMKITNAFDHLDKQPDWEKCHKVTREWRDNDKYFLQNKFRAWMHGIVQRAVNDMKGEVRVNGDLYLLSYKSSGPAFTLNVKNGPDVAPFTLDVDLVPVIRFSVPRWPEGYRQIEGSQCRDWLVVPKPNKGLEDTQQNRCWRLSFQDFERDMMKGCQQLKSTIRLLKKLRDALCLKYIASYYIKTLFLWKITQENDRKYWQNKISFLFQTMLEELHSAIEKKEIKYYWNEELNLIEGLRPSLQKLYAEKLLEVINSLKAGAIEKVVAALLNAEELAEYKESEFYEQHLAVLNNATLKHQSSVKSEIHPFAFVSQANRSKL, from the exons ATGGCAGTGAACAAGAAATATATGGACTTGTACCTTACTGAGGTGTACAAGAAGTTCATAGCTATCAAGGATGATGATTATAAAAAGTCACAGGATATTTTCAAAAAGGTGTTTGACCAGGTCAAACAGAAAATGGGCGAAAATTGCAACTACTTCAGCAAGTACAGCAAGGAG GTACTATACGGCGGGAGCGTATCCGACGGCATAAAGGTGTCAAAACTGGACGAGTTCGATATGGACATCGTGATCCGCCTCCCCATCAACTACGAGCAAGGTGACGACGGGATCTGCCTCGAGACGGATATTCCCGGCTACGTTAGGATGAAGATCACGAATGCCTTTGACCATTTAGATAAACAGCCAGATTGGGAGAAGTGTCATAAGGTCACTAGAGAGTGGAG GGACAACGACAAATACTTCCTCCAGAACAAGTTCCGCGCCTGGATGCACGGCATCGTGCAGCGCGCCGTCAACGACATGAAAGGGGAGGTCCGGGTAAACGGGGACCTGTATCTGCTCAGCTATAAGTCATCTGGCCCAGCGTTTACTTTGAATGTGAAGAACGGGCCTGATGTTGCCCCGTTCACGTTGGATGTGGATCTGGTGCCGGTTATAAGGTTTTCGGTACCACGATGGCCTGAAGGATACAG ACAAATAGAGGGCAGCCAGTGTCGCGATTGGCTGGTGGTGCCTAAACCCAACAAGGGCCTCGAGGACACGCAGCAGAACCGGTGCTGGCGGCTCTCCTTCCAGGACTTCGAGAGGGACATGATGAAGGGGTGCCAGCAGCTCAAAAGCACCATACGATTG ttaaAAAAGCTGCGCGACGCACTCTGCCTCAAATACATCGCCAGTTACTACATCAAAACCCTTTTCCTCTGGAAAATCACTCAAGAAAACGACCGCAAATATTGGCAGAACAAAATCTCCTTCCTCTTCCAAACCATGCTCGAAGAGCTACACAGCGCCATCGAGAAAAAAGAGATCAAATATTACTGGAATGAAGAACTCAATCTCATAGAGGGTTTAAGACCATCCTTGCAAAAACTCTACGCTGAAAAGTTACTAGAAGTGATAAATTCTTTAAAAGCAGGCGCTATTGAGAAAGTAGTAGCCGCTTTGCTGAACGCTGAGGAACTCGCGGAATATAAGGAGTCCGAGTTTTATGAACAACATTTGGCCGTTCTTAATAATGCTACGCTCAAACACCAGAGTTCAGTGAAATCT GAGATACATCCCTTCGCATTCGTGTCGCAAGCGAACAGGAGCAAACTATGA
- the LOC133533359 gene encoding cyclic GMP-AMP synthase-like receptor isoform X1 has product MAVNKKYMDLYLTEVYKKFIAIKDDDYKKSQDIFKKVFDQVKQKMGENCNYFSKYSKEVLYGGSVSDGIKVSKLDEFDMDIVIRLPINYEQGDDGICLETDIPGYVRMKITNAFDHLDKQPDWEKCHKVTREWRDNDKYFLQNKFRAWMHGIVQRAVNDMKGEVRVNGDLYLLSYKSSGPAFTLNVKNGPDVAPFTLDVDLVPVIRFSVPRWPEGYRQIEGSQCRDWLVVPKPNKGLEDTQQNRCWRLSFQDFERDMMKGCQQLKSTIRLLKKLRDALCLKYIASYYIKTLFLWKITQENDRKYWQNKISFLFQTMLEELHSAIEKKEIKYYWNEELNLIEGLRPSLQKLYAEKLLEVINSLKAGAIEKVVAALLNAEELAEYKESEFYEQHLAVLNNATLKHQSSVKSVSSNCSNGNQDDVTDAKTTQIDALGLKTLISKMDKLSDKFDKMSVCLLDKVDALSDKVDALVDKVTLQEMKLEGLGKKKVENDMVLNLLGADPLPGGFADVVH; this is encoded by the exons ATGGCAGTGAACAAGAAATATATGGACTTGTACCTTACTGAGGTGTACAAGAAGTTCATAGCTATCAAGGATGATGATTATAAAAAGTCACAGGATATTTTCAAAAAGGTGTTTGACCAGGTCAAACAGAAAATGGGCGAAAATTGCAACTACTTCAGCAAGTACAGCAAGGAG GTACTATACGGCGGGAGCGTATCCGACGGCATAAAGGTGTCAAAACTGGACGAGTTCGATATGGACATCGTGATCCGCCTCCCCATCAACTACGAGCAAGGTGACGACGGGATCTGCCTCGAGACGGATATTCCCGGCTACGTTAGGATGAAGATCACGAATGCCTTTGACCATTTAGATAAACAGCCAGATTGGGAGAAGTGTCATAAGGTCACTAGAGAGTGGAG GGACAACGACAAATACTTCCTCCAGAACAAGTTCCGCGCCTGGATGCACGGCATCGTGCAGCGCGCCGTCAACGACATGAAAGGGGAGGTCCGGGTAAACGGGGACCTGTATCTGCTCAGCTATAAGTCATCTGGCCCAGCGTTTACTTTGAATGTGAAGAACGGGCCTGATGTTGCCCCGTTCACGTTGGATGTGGATCTGGTGCCGGTTATAAGGTTTTCGGTACCACGATGGCCTGAAGGATACAG ACAAATAGAGGGCAGCCAGTGTCGCGATTGGCTGGTGGTGCCTAAACCCAACAAGGGCCTCGAGGACACGCAGCAGAACCGGTGCTGGCGGCTCTCCTTCCAGGACTTCGAGAGGGACATGATGAAGGGGTGCCAGCAGCTCAAAAGCACCATACGATTG ttaaAAAAGCTGCGCGACGCACTCTGCCTCAAATACATCGCCAGTTACTACATCAAAACCCTTTTCCTCTGGAAAATCACTCAAGAAAACGACCGCAAATATTGGCAGAACAAAATCTCCTTCCTCTTCCAAACCATGCTCGAAGAGCTACACAGCGCCATCGAGAAAAAAGAGATCAAATATTACTGGAATGAAGAACTCAATCTCATAGAGGGTTTAAGACCATCCTTGCAAAAACTCTACGCTGAAAAGTTACTAGAAGTGATAAATTCTTTAAAAGCAGGCGCTATTGAGAAAGTAGTAGCCGCTTTGCTGAACGCTGAGGAACTCGCGGAATATAAGGAGTCCGAGTTTTATGAACAACATTTGGCCGTTCTTAATAATGCTACGCTCAAACACCAGAGTTCAGTGAAATCTGTAAGTAGCAATTGCAGTAATGGGAATCAGGACGACGTTACTGACGCAAAAACCACACAAATTGACGCGCTCGGTTTAAAAACCCTTATATCAAAGATGGATAAGTTGTCAGACAAGTTTGACAAAATGAGCGTGTGTTTGTTGGATAAAGTCGACGCGTTGTCGGATAAAGTTGACGCTTTGGTAGATAAAGTGACGCTGCAGGAGATGAAATTGGAGGGTTTGGGTAAAAAGAAGGTTGAGAATGATATGGTTTTGAATCTTCTTGGCGCGGATCCGCTGCCGGGGGGTTTTGCAGATGTAGTACATTAA
- the LOC133533359 gene encoding cyclic GMP-AMP synthase-like receptor 1 isoform X3: MNITNAFDHLDKQPDWEKCHKVTREWRDNDKYFLQNKFRAWMHGIVQRAVNDMKGEVRVNGDLYLLSYKSSGPAFTLNVKNGPDVAPFTLDVDLVPVIRFSVPRWPEGYRQIEGSQCRDWLVVPKPNKGLEDTQQNRCWRLSFQDFERDMMKGCQQLKSTIRLLKKLRDALCLKYIASYYIKTLFLWKITQENDRKYWQNKISFLFQTMLEELHSAIEKKEIKYYWNEELNLIEGLRPSLQKLYAEKLLEVINSLKAGAIEKVVAALLNAEELAEYKESEFYEQHLAVLNNATLKHQSSVKSVSSNCSNGNQDDVTDAKTTQIDALGLKTLISKMDKLSDKFDKMSVCLLDKVDALSDKVDALVDKVTLQEMKLEGLGKKKVENDMVLNLLGADPLPGGFADVVH, from the exons ATGAATATCACAAATGCCTTTGACCATTTGGATAAACAGCCGGATTGGGAGAAGTGTCATAAGGTGACTAGAGAGTGGAG GGACAACGACAAATACTTCCTCCAGAACAAGTTCCGCGCCTGGATGCACGGCATCGTGCAGCGCGCCGTCAACGACATGAAAGGGGAGGTCCGGGTAAACGGGGACCTGTATCTGCTCAGCTATAAGTCATCTGGCCCAGCGTTTACTTTGAATGTGAAGAACGGGCCTGATGTTGCCCCGTTCACGTTGGATGTGGATCTGGTGCCGGTTATAAGGTTTTCGGTACCACGATGGCCTGAAGGATACAG ACAAATAGAGGGCAGCCAGTGTCGCGATTGGCTGGTGGTGCCTAAACCCAACAAGGGCCTCGAGGACACGCAGCAGAACCGGTGCTGGCGGCTCTCCTTCCAGGACTTCGAGAGGGACATGATGAAGGGGTGCCAGCAGCTCAAAAGCACCATACGATTG ttaaAAAAGCTGCGCGACGCACTCTGCCTCAAATACATCGCCAGTTACTACATCAAAACCCTTTTCCTCTGGAAAATCACTCAAGAAAACGACCGCAAATATTGGCAGAACAAAATCTCCTTCCTCTTCCAAACCATGCTCGAAGAGCTACACAGCGCCATCGAGAAAAAAGAGATCAAATATTACTGGAATGAAGAACTCAATCTCATAGAGGGTTTAAGACCATCCTTGCAAAAACTCTACGCTGAAAAGTTACTAGAAGTGATAAATTCTTTAAAAGCAGGCGCTATTGAGAAAGTAGTAGCCGCTTTGCTGAACGCTGAGGAACTCGCGGAATATAAGGAGTCCGAGTTTTATGAACAACATTTGGCCGTTCTTAATAATGCTACGCTCAAACACCAGAGTTCAGTGAAATCTGTAAGTAGCAATTGCAGTAATGGGAATCAGGACGACGTTACTGACGCAAAAACCACACAAATTGACGCGCTCGGTTTAAAAACCCTTATATCAAAGATGGATAAGTTGTCAGACAAGTTTGACAAAATGAGCGTGTGTTTGTTGGATAAAGTCGACGCGTTGTCGGATAAAGTTGACGCTTTGGTAGATAAAGTGACGCTGCAGGAGATGAAATTGGAGGGTTTGGGTAAAAAGAAGGTTGAGAATGATATGGTTTTGAATCTTCTTGGCGCGGATCCGCTGCCGGGGGGTTTTGCAGATGTAGTACATTAA